The Megalops cyprinoides isolate fMegCyp1 chromosome 12, fMegCyp1.pri, whole genome shotgun sequence genome contains a region encoding:
- the LOC118787241 gene encoding human immunodeficiency virus type I enhancer-binding protein 2 homolog isoform X2, with product MEPLEAAAGQKCTKEPREKSPLQRKWLSEPTASTKRSTFADSQGKRRSQREGNQSGDAGTADSLEKGASGTPPSPAVSQPSHEKQFPQHFPGAYFRQLPHPYPQQAAVSRDVETFPAGAKPRLQASLDAQGWPFAGQLQALPPDDLLPGRSRSHGGGFPHRKSPTFPFSKYPQAGREQPEDLHRKEQKPKKPGKYICHYCGRACAKPSVLKKHIRSHTGERPYPCVPCGFSFKTKSNLYKHRKSHAHAIKAGLVPCSELASARGDADAAFSVGEAEVHSDGELSTDTDEDAAEGLALLEKSSPLAYASFEADKSTTERDGGETASTESGEELTGTSAKVPLLIVPKQGTMSAAAPSPKFADVETSPAGPREGGGDEFHSVKQRLALRLHEKKGQDSESSYNLLSPHSKGSTDSGYFSRSESAEQQVSPPITNAKSYEEIMFGKYYRPSPRPRQSITVGMATVAHKDTNVADLTDKPSVVHKLAMGKFAEDCMSSHLFTKDENMVDPVNLNTNIFLRGAITELQRSEGFDRKQYPPSQVNPIHLEAPSDTASLMRSNSMPTSSATNLDVPPGLRGSHSFDERMTSDDVFYPSPGGLRRLRRQGAFELSAHEGHAESESHPALSKSAVSPPGAAKSGERCALTPELKGYASYGAKVGMEGYPEFQSQLMYQRQVMETATRKRRKEKSVGDEEDSPSHYASDHSVEMLGSPGDYDSKQVNQESLRTTPTGKGHLHSVRSQSDSIDMGIGGSSEDRVLIQDSDRKTPVNVISVIQHTNSLSRPGSFEKSDSVDYPCYLQGKLTGSYSEHSDSENTEEVQSMDSLSRSESIEQQQSEVDMPAQQRHVAPKLVRQPNILVPEIRVTEEPDKPEKGPEPPVKEPEKHVEEFQWPQRSETLSQLPAEKLPPKKKRLRLAELEHSSGESSFESTCTSLSRSPSQESNLSHSSSLSMSFDREESVKLGSPMRPEDPNKQSEFLTVPGSGHQHHQREMRRSSSEQAPCTLPSESLEIRSKSFDYGSLSPLSRQGEVYASASSMKERRRGYLVRQASLSVHPETGMQDKGSDMNIKQEHLEQTVSGLHRGASSPLAGTSHGAPVADAARNKRNVQPVLGLHNRPLQQSISEEDRQEGHPLMQKAYHLPGWQPSESDHQTHEFSSQEVAWHPASFHSGLAQSPFLPFQPGTFWHPELSQRHKQHVAFQTQQLQKLHIRQPTAQQAHHKPQQTPQLQQIQEQGDSEPAEFASDQSYQYIPRGSPHHLSNLLSKAFTESPGLLHPNQPVLSVQNARSQPSLPSMLVPVRVQTNVPSYATATYTSVSQILVPQAQSANPTSAICKVTDDSALKPGLGFNLAQILGQPGPLLPYPFWKVPDPPLVQLNTGIPLSLTCGSIVTTDASSMGSSKRLLSPASSLELFTEIKQQKRVKEERMYGQIVEELSAVELGNSSTASDAGKLQKPGLEKDDGSADHQEGMASPPLSGAQSSKLSSFPSQEEHRTGRYSPPRPMQTDSPDGRESPEELEVDEPPREAGSDLASALSAGGAPEVRQATDGKTWGAAAAIGGASLLTADVQRVLRFPSLRTTASVSWCFLSYTKPTDAQTAPHSSVYASWCVSSNNPNPPGLNTKTALALLCSKQRKNTETFTMAAMCQPGTSKLVSSYLWQQRLDQVKPELMQLDMNKFEKKVRGVSSRERVKEGHREKEATSKPAEPTRIKIFEGGYKSNEDYIYVRGRGRGKYICEECGIRCKKPSMLKKHIRSHTDVRPYVCKFCNFAFKTKGNLTKHMKSKAHMKKCLELGVPVTSVDDGEAEEADNVDEGRRDSGKAEALDVVAEHQFSDAEDSEGAEEEGDDIEEDDDEDDDYDGDSTPKTRSRSTSPRPYGSPAPSVTAVAASQGSSPELQGPAPKPPLCSYFLSLPSIQITPLAASGDQEDEQQSAGERSRLQGASLSSNVAGSMEEDRGLSPIRDSSPSRLSSLGCEPASRRYLSPRRDLSPRGRLSPRREASPLRHISPKRRDLSPRRHLSPVPPRDLSPRSRHRGMIRAVSPRRGSNRHLHSAPWDLGQYLLPEAGLELRKSSLQGLRLSGEAVGARDPVATVNQGLFSHLPLHSQRQVRTALPMIPIGGIQVVHSAPTSVAGPAPPVQLPPQKSTWKESGAEASLRPREASASLLRKEKLPSPAASPASPGVSSPSPGPAHGDSAGVGEEDGRQDESVQTCTRAIASLRIASEDAPDRPAQPADPRHPWPPLPSSAGGERHAVPHFSGSERQRSQAGVSATPTEPSSEHDRLAASEAPPSHPAVCSKSANERLLDQQVLRETSTSAKTGKDSPKEAMDYR from the exons ATGGAGCCACTTGAGGCTGCCGCTGGACAGAAATGCACCAAGGAGCCGCGAGAGAAGAGCCCGCTGCAGAGAAAATGGCTTTCAGAGCCCACAGCCAGCACTAAGAGAAGCACTTTCGCCGATTCGCAGGGCAAGCGGCGCTCACAGCGTGAAGGCAATCAGAGCGGCGACGCCGGCACTGCAGACTCGCTGGAAAAGGGCGCCTCCGGGACCCCGCCCTCCCCCGCAGTCAGCCAGCCGTCTCATGAAAAACAGTTCCCGCAGCACTTCCCCGGGGCCTACTTCCGCCAGTTACCGCATCCTTACCCACAGCAGGCTGCAGTCAGCAGAGACGTGGAGACGTTCCCGGCCGGCGCGAAGCCGCGGCTGCAGGCCAGCCTGGACGCGCAGGGCTGGCCATTCGCTGGCCAGCTGCAGGCCCTCCCCCCAGATGACCTGCTCCCCGGGCGATCCCGCAGCCACGGAGGGGGTTTTCCCCACAGGAAGTCTCCCACTTTCCCTTTCAGCAAGTATCCCCAGGcggggagagagcagccagagGACCTCCACAGGAAGGAGCAGAAACCCAAGAAGCCGGGGAAGTACATCTGCCACTACTGCGGCCGGGCCTGCGCCAAGCCCAGCGTGCTGAAGAAGCACATCCGCTCACACACCGGGGAGAGGCCCTACCCTTGCGTGCCCTGTGGCTTCTCCTTCAAAACCAAGAGCAAcctgtacaaacacagaaagtCCCACGCCCACGCCATCAAAGCCGGGCTGGTGCCCTGCTCGGAGCTGGCGTCCGCCCGGGGGGACGCGGACGCGGCGTTCTCGGTGGGGGAGGCGGAGGTGCATTCTGATGGGGAGCTGAGCACCGACACTGATGAGGATGCGGCTGAGGGGTTGGCGCTCCTGGAAAAAAGTAGCCCCCTCGCTTACGCGTCCTTCGAGGCTGACAAGAGCACAACGGAGAGGGACGGCGGCGAGACAGCAAGCACCGAGTCTGGCGAGGAGCTGACCGGGACCTCGGCGAAAGTGCCCCTGCTGATCGTCCCCAAACAGGGAACGATGTCAGCGGCTGCGCCGAGCCCCAAGTTCGCCGACGTCGAGACGTCTCCTGCGGGTCCCCGAGAAGGAGGCGGGGACGAATTTCACTCCGTCAAGCAGCGGCTTGCGCTTAGACTCCATGAGAAAAAGGGACAGGACTCCGAGTCCTCTTACAACCTGCTGAGCCCCCACAGCAAAGGCAGCACTGACTCGGGCTACTTCTCCCGCTCTGAAAGCGCCGAGCAGCAGGTCAGCCCGCCCATCACCAACGCAAAATCCTACGAGGAGATCATGTTTGGAAAGTATTACCGGCCCAGCCCCAGGCCCAGGCAGTCCATTACAGTGGGGATGGCGACTGTAGCCCACAAAGACACTAATGTAGCTGACTTGACTGACAAACCTAGTGTTGTGCATAAATTAGCCATGGGAAAATTTGCCGAAGACTGCATGTCCTCCCACCTTTTCACAAAGGATGAAAACATGGTTGACCCAGTTAACCTAAATACTAACATATTTTTAAGAGGAGCCATTACAGAATTGCAAAGGTCAGAAGGCTTCGACCGAAAGCAGTATCCCCCAAGTCAAGTCAACCCCATTCACCTCGAGGCTCCCTCAGATACAGCGTCACTAATGAGGAGCAATTCCATGCCGACGTCCTCTGCGACCAACCTTGACGTCCCCCCAGGTTTACGAGGGAGCCACTCCTTTGATGAGAGGATGACCTCTGACGACGTGTTTTACCCCAGTCCTGGCGGCCTGAGAAGGCTCAGGAGACAGGGTGCCTTTGAACTGTCAGCCCATGAAGGCCATGCGGAATCCGAGAGCCACCCAGCCCTCTCCAAAAGCGCCGTTTCCCCACCTGGAGCAGCGAAATCGGGGGAACGTTGTGCTCTGACGCCCGAGCTGAAAGGCTATGCTTCGTACGGTGCGAAAGTTGGAATGGAGGGTTACCCTGAATTTCAGTCGCAGCTGATGTATCAAAGGCAGGTGATGGAAACCGCCACCAGGAAACGGAGGAAGGAAAAGAGCGTAGGGGATGAAGAGGACAGCCCCAGCCATTACGCCAGTGACCACTCGGTTGAAATGCTGGGGTCCCCTGGGGACTATGACTCAAAACAAGTCAATCAGGAGTCATTGAGGACTACGCCTACCGGAAAAGGACACCTCCACAGTGTGCGTAGCCAGTCAGACAGCATTGACATGGGCATTGGTGGGTCCTCTGAGGACAGGGTGCTCATTCAAGACTCTGACAGGAAAACCCCAGTTAATGTCATCTCCGTCATCCAGCACACCAACTCATTAAGCAGACCCGGCTCTTTCGAGAAGTCGGACTCAGTTGACTACCCGTGCTACCTTCAGGGTAAACTTACCGGTTCGTATTCTGAGCACTCTGACTCAGAAAACACTGAGGAGGTGCAAAGCATGGACTCCCTGTCAAGATCTGAGAGTATAGAGCAGCAACAGAGTGAGGTTGACATGCCAGCCCAGCAAAGGCACGTAGCGCCCAAACTGGTCCGTCAGCCCAACATCCTAGTGCCGGAAATTAGGGTGACCGAGGAGCCAGACAAACCCGAAAAGGGGCCCGAGCCGCCGGTGAAAGAGCCGGAGAAGCACGTGGAGGAGTTCCAGTGGCCGCAGAGAAGCGAAACGCTCTCTCAGCTTCCTGCCGAGAAGCTGCCGCCGAAAAAGAAACGCCTGCGTCTGGCCGAGCTGGAGCACTCCTCCGGCGAGTCAAGCTTTGAGTCGACCTGCACCAGCCTCTCCAGGAGCCCCAGTCAGGAGAGCAACCTGTCTCACAGCTCAAGCCTCTCCATGTCGTTTGACAGGGAGGAGAGCGTCAAGCTGGGCTCCCCAATGAGGCCGGAAGACCCCAACAAGCAGTCTGAGTTCCTGACCGTGCCGGGAAGCGGGCACCAGCATCATCAGAGAGAGATGAGACGGTCGTCATCAGAGCAGGCGCCCTGCACGTTGCCCTCAGAGAGCCTGGAGATCAGGAGCAAGTCATTTGACTATGGGAGTCTTTCCCCCTTGTCCAGACAGGGTGAGGTCTACGCCAGCGCCTCCTCCATGAAGGAGCGGAGACGAGGCTACTTGGTGAGGCAGGCCTCCTTAAGTGTTCACCCTGAAACCGGAATGCAGGACAAAGGTTCAGATATGAACATTAAGCAAGAGCACCTGGAACAAACGGTCAGCGGCCTCCACCGAGGCGCTTCTTCACCTCTGGCTGGTACAAGTCATGGCGCGCCCGTCGCCGATGCAGCTAGAAACAAGAGAAATGTTCAGCCAGTCCTAGGTTTACATAATCGTCCACTGCAGCAGAGCATCAGTGAGGAAGACCGGCAAGAGGGCCATCCGCTAATGCAGAAAGCATATCATTTACCTGGCTGGCAGCCTTCAGAAAGTGACCATCAGACGCATGAATTCTCCAGCCAAGAGGTAGCCTGGCACCCCGCCTCTTTTCACAGTGGCTTGGCTCAATCACCATTCCTGCCATTTCAGCCAGGTACCTTCTGGCACCCGGAGTTGTCGCAACGCCACAAGCAGCACGTTGCTTTCCAGACACAGCAGCTACAAAAGCTACATATCAGGCAGCCCACTGCACAGCAGGCCCACCACAAACCCCAGCAGactccacagctgcagcagataCAGGAGCAGGGTGATTCAGAGCCTGCCGAGTTTGCATCGGATCAGAGCTACCAATACATCCCAAGAGGCTCGCCCCATCATCTCAGCAACCTCCTGTCAAAAGCCTTCACTGAGAGTCCGGGGCTTTTGCACCCGAATCAGCCTGTCCTCTCCGTTCAGAACGCCAGGTCACAGCCATCGCTGCCTAGCATGCTGGTTCCTGTAAGAGTTCAGACCAACGTGCCGTCTTACGCCACTGCAACATACACCAGTGTTTCACAGATTTTGGTCCCCCAAGCTCAGAGTGCAAATCCCACTTCTGCCATATGCAAAGTCACCGATGACTCCGCTTTGAAGCCCGGATTAGGGTTCAACCTGGCTCAGATATTGGGTCAACCCGGACCTCTCCTGCCCTATCCCTTCTGGAAGGTTCCTGACCCGCCTCTGGTCCAGCTGAATACAGGaatccctctgtctctgacctGCGGATCCATCGTCACCACGGACGCCTCGAGCATGGGGAGCAGCAAGCGCCTGCTGTCGCCGGCCAGCAGCCTGGAGCTCTTCACCGAGATCAAACAGCAGAAGCgagtgaaggaggagaggatgTACGGCCAGATCGTGGAGGAGCTGAGCGCCGTGGAGCTCGGCAACTCCAGCACGGCTAGCGATGCCGGCAAGCTGCAGAAGCCGGGCCTTGAGAAGGACGACGGCTCTGCCGACCACCAGGAGGGTATGGCGTCCCCACCGCTGTCCGGTGCCCAATCCTCAAAGTTATCCTCTTTTCCTTCACAAGAGGAGCATAGGACCGGTCGCTACAGTCCTCCTCGGCCGATGCAGACAGACTCTCCCGACGGCAGGGAGTCCCcggaggagctggaggtggacGAGCCCCCCCGCGAAGCCGGCTCTGACCTGGCCTCAGCACTCTCTGCGGGTGGCGCTCCGGAGGTCAGGCAGGCGACAGATGGCAAGACGTGGGGTGCCGCCGCAGCCATTGGCGGTGCCTCTCTGCTGACCGCTGACGTTCAGCGGGTCCTTCGATTCCCCAGCCTTCGCACCACCGCCAGCGTGAGCTGGTGCTTCCTGAGCTACACCAAGCCCACCGACGCCCAGACCGCCCCACACTCGTCCGTTTATGCTTCCTGGTGCGTGAGCTCCAACAACCCAAACCCGCCCGGCCTCAACACCAAGACGGCTCTGGCGCTGCTCTGCTCCAAgcagaggaagaacacagaAACCTTCACAATGGCCGCCATGTGTCAGCCCGGAACCAGCAAACTCGTGTCATCATACCTGTGGCAGCAGAGGCTTGACCAG GTGAAGCCAGAGCTCATGCAGTTAGACATGAATAAGTTTGAGAAAAAAGTGAGAGGCGTCAGCTCTCGGGAAAGAGTGAAGGAGggccacagagagaaagaggccaCCTCGAAGCCCGCTGAGCCAACACGCATCAAAATCTTTGAAGGAGG GTACAAATCGAATGAAGATTACATCTACGTGAGAGGCCGGGGCCGAGGGAAGTACATCTGTGAGGAGTGCGGCATCCGCTGCAAGAAGCCCAGCATGCTGAAGAAACACATCCGCTCGCACACCGACGTCAGGCCCTACGTCTGCAAGTTCTGCAACTTCGCTTTCAAAACGAAAG GAAATCTGACGAAGCACATGAAGTCCAAAGCCCACATGAAGAAGTGCTTGGAGCTGGGCGTGCCCGTGACGTCTGTGGATGACGGCGAGGCGGAGGAAGCTG ACAACGTGGATGAGGGCAGgagggattctgggaaggcGGAGGCGTTGGACGTGGTGGCGGAGCACCAATTCTCTGATGCGGAGGACTCGGAGGGTGCCGAGGAAGAGGGCGACGACATCGAGGAAGACGACGACGAAGACGACGATTACGACGGCGACTCCACCCCAAAGACCCGCTCCAGGAGTACGAGTCCCCGCCCCTACGGAAGCCCCGCCCCGTCTGTGACCGCTGTGGCCGCCTCCCAGGGCTCTTCCCCCGAGCTCCAGGGCCCCGCCCCCAAGCCGCCGCTCTGCAGCTACTTCCTGTCGCTGCCCAGCATCCAGATCACACCGCTTGCAGCGTCCGGCGATCAGGAGGACGAGCAGCAGAGCGCAGGGGAGCGGAGCCGCCTGCAGGGGGCCTCCCTGAGCAGCAACGTGGCCGGCTCCATGGAGGAGGACCGGGGGCTGTCCCCGATTCGCGACTCCTCCCCGTCACGGCTGTCCTCTCTGGGCTGCGAGCCCGCTTCCCGCCGGTACCTGTCCCCGCGCAGAGACCTGTCGCCCCGCGGACGCCTGTCTCCGAGGCGGGAGGCCTCCCCGCTGCGCCACATCTCGCCCAAGAGGAGGGACCTGTCGCCGCGGAGACACCTCTCGCCCGTGCCTCCGCGGGACCTCTCGCCCAGGAGCAGGCACCGAGGCATGATCCGGGCCGTGTCGCCCCGGAGGGGTTCCAACCGACACctccacagcgccccctgggACCTGGGGCAGTACCTGCTGCCTGAGGCAGGGCTG gAGTTGAGGAAGAGCAGTCTCCAAGGATTACGCCTCTCTGGGGAGGCGGTGGGGGCACGGGACCCCGTCGCCACGGTCAACCAGGGGTTGTTCAGCCACCTCCCCCTGCACTCCCAGCGGCAGGTGAGGACAGCCCTTCCCATGATTCCTATCGGCGGGATCCAGGTGGTGCACTCCGCACCCACGTCGGTcgccggccccgcccctcccgTGCAGCTCCCGCCACAGAAGAGCACGTGGAAGGAGTCCGGGGCCGAGGCGAGTCTCCGCCCCCGGGAGGCCAGCGCCTCCCTCCTCCGAAAGGAGAAGCTCCCCTCCCCCGCAGCCTCCCCGGCGTCGCCGGGCGTGAGCAGCCCGtcccccggccccgcccacgGGGACTCTGCCGGCGTCGGGGAGGAGGACGGCAGACAGGACGAGAGCGTGCAGACCTGCACCAGGGCCATCGCGTCCCTGCGGATCGCCTCGGAGGACGCCCCCGACAGGCCCGCCCAACCCGCCGACCCCCGTCACCCCTGGCCTCCCCTCCCGAGCTCCGCCGGGGGTGAGCGCCACGCTGTTCCGCACTTCAGCGGCTCAGAGCGCCAGCGTTCACAGGCGGGTGTTTCAGCCACTCCCACTGAACCCAGCTCTGAACATGATAGGCTAGCTGCGTCCGAGGCTCCGCCCAGCCACCCCGCTGTCTGTAGTAAAAGTGCCAATGAGAGACTGTTAGACCAACAGGTCCTCAGGGAGACGTCCACAAGCGCAAAGACGGGTAAAGATTCTCCAAAAGAAGCTATGGACTACAGGTGA